In the genome of Pan troglodytes isolate AG18354 chromosome 15, NHGRI_mPanTro3-v2.0_pri, whole genome shotgun sequence, one region contains:
- the LOC112205399 gene encoding uncharacterized protein LOC112205399 isoform X3, with protein sequence MLHINSLPQIVCVHAHVCLDTWHHVTYQQFTSARVCACTCVCLDTWHHVTYQQFTSARVCACACVCLDTWHHVTYQQFTSARVCACTCVCLDTWHHVTYQQFVVIVSVVSFYSQTSARVCACACVCLDTWHHVTYQQFTSARVCACACVCLDTWHHVTYQQFVVIVSVVSFYSQTSARVCACACVCLDTWHHVTYQQFTSARVCACACVCLDTWHHVTYQQFVVIVSVVSFYSQTSARVCACACVCLDTWHHVTYQQFTSARVCACACVCLDTWHHVTYQQFVVIVSVVSFYSQTSARVCACACVCLDTWHHVTYQQFTSARVCACACVCLDTWHHVTYQQFTSARVCACACVCLDTWHHVTYQQFTSARVCACACVCLDTWHHVTYQQFVVIVSVVSFYSQTSARVCACACVCLDTWHHVTYQQFVVIVSVVSFYSSTQTCFFFFVPHLFCFELESRSCHPGWSAVARSWLTATCTSRV encoded by the exons ATGTTACATATCAACAGTTTACCTCAGatcgtgtgtgtgcatgcacatgtgtgtttagaTACGTGGCATCATGTTACATATCAACAGTTTACCTCAgctcgtgtgtgtgcgtgcacatgtgtgtgtttagATACGTGGCATCATGTTACATATCAACAGTTTACCTCAgctcgtgtgtgtgcgtgcgcatgtgtgtgtttagATACGTGGCATCATGTTACATATCAACAGTTT ACCTCAgctcgtgtgtgtgcgtgcacatgtgtgtgtttagATACGTGGCATCATGTTACATATCAACAGTTTGTTGTCATTGTATCTGTGGTGTCTTTCTATAGCCAGACCTCAgctcgtgtgtgtgcgtgcgcatgtgtgtgtttagATACGTGGCATCATGTTACATATCAACAGTTTACCTCAgctcgtgtgtgtgcgtgcgcatgtgtgtgtttagATACGTGGCATCATGTTACATATCAACAGTTTGTTGTCATTGTATCTGTGGTGTCTTTCTATAGCCAGACCTCAgctcgtgtgtgtgcgtgcgcatgtgtgtgtttagATACGTGGCATCATGTTACATATCAACAGTTTACCTCAgctcgtgtgtgtgcgtgcgcatgtgtgtgtttagATACGTGGCATCATGTTACATATCAACAGTTTGTTGTCATTGTATCTGTGGTGTCTTTCTATAGCCAGACCTCAgctcgtgtgtgtgcgtgcgcatgtgtgtgtttagATACGTGGCATCATGTTACATATCAACAGTTTACCTCAgctcgtgtgtgtgcgtgcgcatgtgtgtgtttagATACGTGGCATCATGTTACATATCAACAGTTTGTTGTCATTGTATCTGTGGTGTCTTTCTATAGCCAGACCTCAgctcgtgtgtgtgcgtgcgcatgtgtgtgtttagATACGTGGCATCATGTTACATATCAACAGTTTACCTCAgctcgtgtgtgtgcgtgcgcatgtgtgtgtttagATACGTGGCATCATGTTACATATCAACAGTTTACCTCAgctcgtgtgtgtgcgtgcgcatgtgtgtgtttagATACGTGGCATCATGTTACATATCAACAGTTTACCTCAgctcgtgtgtgtgcgtgcgcatgtgtgtgtttagATACGTGGCATCATGTTACATATCAACAGTTTGTTGTCATTGTATCTGTGGTGTCTTTCTATAGCCAGACCTCAgctcgtgtgtgtgcgtgcgcatgtgtgtgtttagATACGTGGCATCATGTTACATATCAACAGTTTGTTGTCATTGTATCTGTGGTGTCTTTCTATAGCAGCACACagacatgtttctttttctttgtgccccatcttttttgttttgagctggaatctcgctcttgtcacccaggctggagtgcagtggcgcgatcttggctcactgcaacttgcacctcccgagtttaa
- the LOC112205399 gene encoding uncharacterized protein LOC112205399 isoform X2, producing the protein MLHINSLPQIVCVHAHVCLDTWHHVTYQQFTSARVCACTCVCLDTWHHVTYQQFTSARVCACACVCLDTWHHVTYQQFVVIVSVVSFYSQTSARVCACTCVCLDTWHHVTYQQFTSARVCACACVCLDTWHHVTYQQFTSARVCACACVCLDTWHHVTYQQFVVIVSVVSFYSQTSARVCACACVCLDTWHHVTYQQFTSARVCACACVCLDTWHHVTYQQFVVIVSVVSFYSQTSARVCACACVCLDTWHHVTYQQFTSARVCACACVCLDTWHHVTYQQFVVIVSVVSFYSQTSARVCACACVCLDTWHHVTYQQFTSARVCACACVCLDTWHHVTYQQFTSARVCACACVCLDTWHHVTYQQFTSARVCACACVCLDTWHHVTYQQFVVIVSVVSFYSQTSARVCACACVCLDTWHHVTYQQFVVIVSVVSFYSSTQTCFFFFVPHLFCFELESRSCHPGWSAVARSWLTATCTSRV; encoded by the exons ATGTTACATATCAACAGTTTACCTCAGatcgtgtgtgtgcatgcacatgtgtgtttagaTACGTGGCATCATGTTACATATCAACAGTTTACCTCAgctcgtgtgtgtgcgtgcacatgtgtgtgtttagATACGTGGCATCATGTTACATATCAACAGTTTACCTCAgctcgtgtgtgtgcgtgcgcatgtgtgtgtttagATACGTGGCATCATGTTACATATCAACAGTTTGTTGTCATTGTATCTGTGGTGTCTTTCTATAGCCAGACCTCAgctcgtgtgtgtgcgtgcacatgtgtgtgtttagATACGTGGCATCATGTTACATATCAACAGTTT ACCTCAgctcgtgtgtgtgcgtgcgcatgtgtgtgtttagATACGTGGCATCATGTTACATATCAACAGTTTACCTCAgctcgtgtgtgtgcgtgcgcatgtgtgtgtttagATACGTGGCATCATGTTACATATCAACAGTTTGTTGTCATTGTATCTGTGGTGTCTTTCTATAGCCAGACCTCAgctcgtgtgtgtgcgtgcgcatgtgtgtgtttagATACGTGGCATCATGTTACATATCAACAGTTTACCTCAgctcgtgtgtgtgcgtgcgcatgtgtgtgtttagATACGTGGCATCATGTTACATATCAACAGTTTGTTGTCATTGTATCTGTGGTGTCTTTCTATAGCCAGACCTCAgctcgtgtgtgtgcgtgcgcatgtgtgtgtttagATACGTGGCATCATGTTACATATCAACAGTTTACCTCAgctcgtgtgtgtgcgtgcgcatgtgtgtgtttagATACGTGGCATCATGTTACATATCAACAGTTTGTTGTCATTGTATCTGTGGTGTCTTTCTATAGCCAGACCTCAgctcgtgtgtgtgcgtgcgcatgtgtgtgtttagATACGTGGCATCATGTTACATATCAACAGTTTACCTCAgctcgtgtgtgtgcgtgcgcatgtgtgtgtttagATACGTGGCATCATGTTACATATCAACAGTTTACCTCAgctcgtgtgtgtgcgtgcgcatgtgtgtgtttagATACGTGGCATCATGTTACATATCAACAGTTTACCTCAgctcgtgtgtgtgcgtgcgcatgtgtgtgtttagATACGTGGCATCATGTTACATATCAACAGTTTGTTGTCATTGTATCTGTGGTGTCTTTCTATAGCCAGACCTCAgctcgtgtgtgtgcgtgcgcatgtgtgtgtttagATACGTGGCATCATGTTACATATCAACAGTTTGTTGTCATTGTATCTGTGGTGTCTTTCTATAGCAGCACACagacatgtttctttttctttgtgccccatcttttttgttttgagctggaatctcgctcttgtcacccaggctggagtgcagtggcgcgatcttggctcactgcaacttgcacctcccgagtttaa
- the LOC112205399 gene encoding uncharacterized protein LOC112205399 isoform X1 produces the protein MLHINSLPQIVCVHAHVCLDTWHHVTYQQFTSARVCACTCVCLDTWHHVTYQQFTSARVCACACVCLDTWHHVTYQQFVVIVSVVSFYSQTSARVCACTCVCLDTWHHVTYQQFVVIVSVVSFYSQTSARVCACACVCLDTWHHVTYQQFTSARVCACACVCLDTWHHVTYQQFVVIVSVVSFYSQTSARVCACACVCLDTWHHVTYQQFTSARVCACACVCLDTWHHVTYQQFVVIVSVVSFYSQTSARVCACACVCLDTWHHVTYQQFTSARVCACACVCLDTWHHVTYQQFVVIVSVVSFYSQTSARVCACACVCLDTWHHVTYQQFTSARVCACACVCLDTWHHVTYQQFTSARVCACACVCLDTWHHVTYQQFTSARVCACACVCLDTWHHVTYQQFTSARVCACACVCLDTWHHVTYQQFVVIVSVVSFYSSTQTCFFFFVPHLFCFELESRSCHPGWSAVARSWLTATCTSRV, from the exons ATGTTACATATCAACAGTTTACCTCAGatcgtgtgtgtgcatgcacatgtgtgtttagaTACGTGGCATCATGTTACATATCAACAGTTTACCTCAgctcgtgtgtgtgcgtgcacatgtgtgtgtttagATACGTGGCATCATGTTACATATCAACAGTTTACCTCAgctcgtgtgtgtgcgtgcgcatgtgtgtgtttagATACGTGGCATCATGTTACATATCAACAGTTTGTTGTCATTGTATCTGTGGTGTCTTTCTATAGCCAGACCTCAgctcgtgtgtgtgcgtgcacatgtgtgtgtttagATACGTGGCATCATGTTACATATCAACAGTTTGTTGTCATTGTATCTGTGGTGTCTTTCTATAGCCAGACCTCAgctcgtgtgtgtgcgtgcgcatgtgtgtgtttagATACGTGGCATCATGTTACATATCAACAGTTTACCTCAgctcgtgtgtgtgcgtgcgcatgtgtgtgtttagATACGTGGCATCATGTTACATATCAACAGTTTGTTGTCATTGTATCTGTGGTGTCTTTCTATAGCCAGACCTCAgctcgtgtgtgtgcgtgcgcatgtgtgtgtttagATACGTGGCATCATGTTACATATCAACAGTTTACCTCAgctcgtgtgtgtgcgtgcgcatgtgtgtgtttagATACGTGGCATCATGTTACATATCAACAGTTTGTTGTCATTGTATCTGTGGTGTCTTTCTATAGCCAGACCTCAgctcgtgtgtgtgcgtgcgcatgtgtgtgtttagATACGTGGCATCATGTTACATATCAACAGTTTACCTCAgctcgtgtgtgtgcgtgcgcatgtgtgtgtttagATACGTGGCATCATGTTACATATCAACAGTTTGTTGTCATTGTATCTGTGGTGTCTTTCTATAGCCAGACCTCAgctcgtgtgtgtgcgtgcgcatgtgtgtgtttagATACGTGGCATCATGTTACATATCAACAGTTTACCTCAgctcgtgtgtgtgcgtgcgcatgtgtgtgtttagATACGTGGCATCATGTTACATATCAACAGTTTACCTCAgctcgtgtgtgtgcgtgcgcatgtgtgtgtttagATACGTGGCATCATGTTACATATCAACAGTTTACCTCAgctcgtgtgtgtgcgtgcgcatgtgtgtgtttagATACGTGGCATCATGTTACATATCAACAGTTT ACCTCAgctcgtgtgtgtgcgtgcgcatgtgtgtgtttagATACGTGGCATCATGTTACATATCAACAGTTTGTTGTCATTGTATCTGTGGTGTCTTTCTATAGCAGCACACagacatgtttctttttctttgtgccccatcttttttgttttgagctggaatctcgctcttgtcacccaggctggagtgcagtggcgcgatcttggctcactgcaacttgcacctcccgagtttaa
- the LOC112205399 gene encoding uncharacterized protein LOC112205399 isoform X6 produces MLHINSLPQIVCVHAHVCLDTWHHVTYQQFTSARVCACTCVCLDTWHHVTYQQFTSARVCACACVCLDTWHHVTYQQFVVIVSVVSFYSQTSARVCACTCVCLDTWHHVTYQQFVVIVSVVSFYSQTSARVCACACVCLDTWHHVTYQQFTSARVCACACVCLDTWHHVTYQQFVVIVSVVSFYSQTSARVCACACVCLDTWHHVTYQQFTSARVCACACVCLDTWHHVTYQQFVVIVSVVSFYSQTSARVCACACVCLDTWHHVTYQQFTSARVCACACVCLDTWHHVTYQQFTSARVCACACVCLDTWHHVTYQQFTSARVCACACVCLDTWHHVTYQQFTSARVCACACVCLDTWHHVTYQQFTSARVCACACVCLDTWHHVTYQQFVVIVSVVSFYSQTSARVCACACVCLDTWHHVTYQQFVVIVSVVSFYSSTQTCFFFFVPHLFCFELESRSCHPGWSAVARSWLTATCTSRV; encoded by the exons ATGTTACATATCAACAGTTTACCTCAGatcgtgtgtgtgcatgcacatgtgtgtttagaTACGTGGCATCATGTTACATATCAACAGTTTACCTCAgctcgtgtgtgtgcgtgcacatgtgtgtgtttagATACGTGGCATCATGTTACATATCAACAGTTTACCTCAgctcgtgtgtgtgcgtgcgcatgtgtgtgtttagATACGTGGCATCATGTTACATATCAACAGTTTGTTGTCATTGTATCTGTGGTGTCTTTCTATAGCCAGACCTCAgctcgtgtgtgtgcgtgcacatgtgtgtgtttagATACGTGGCATCATGTTACATATCAACAGTTTGTTGTCATTGTATCTGTGGTGTCTTTCTATAGCCAGACCTCAgctcgtgtgtgtgcgtgcgcatgtgtgtgtttagATACGTGGCATCATGTTACATATCAACAGTTTACCTCAgctcgtgtgtgtgcgtgcgcatgtgtgtgtttagATACGTGGCATCATGTTACATATCAACAGTTTGTTGTCATTGTATCTGTGGTGTCTTTCTATAGCCAGACCTCAgctcgtgtgtgtgcgtgcgcatgtgtgtgtttagATACGTGGCATCATGTTACATATCAACAGTTTACCTCAgctcgtgtgtgtgcgtgcgcatgtgtgtgtttagATACGTGGCATCATGTTACATATCAACAGTTTGTTGTCATTGTATCTGTGGTGTCTTTCTATAGCCAGACCTCAgctcgtgtgtgtgcgtgcgcatgtgtgtgtttagATACGTGGCATCATGTTACATATCAACAGTTTACCTCAgctcgtgtgtgtgcgtgcgcatgtgtgtgtttagATACGTGGCATCATGTTACATATCAACAGTTT ACCTCAgctcgtgtgtgtgcgtgcgcatgtgtgtgtttagATACGTGGCATCATGTTACATATCAACAGTTTACCTCAgctcgtgtgtgtgcgtgcgcatgtgtgtgtttagATACGTGGCATCATGTTACATATCAACAGTTTACCTCAgctcgtgtgtgtgcgtgcgcatgtgtgtgtttagATACGTGGCATCATGTTACATATCAACAGTTTACCTCAgctcgtgtgtgtgcgtgcgcatgtgtgtgtttagATACGTGGCATCATGTTACATATCAACAGTTTGTTGTCATTGTATCTGTGGTGTCTTTCTATAGCCAGACCTCAgctcgtgtgtgtgcgtgcgcatgtgtgtgtttagATACGTGGCATCATGTTACATATCAACAGTTTGTTGTCATTGTATCTGTGGTGTCTTTCTATAGCAGCACACagacatgtttctttttctttgtgccccatcttttttgttttgagctggaatctcgctcttgtcacccaggctggagtgcagtggcgcgatcttggctcactgcaacttgcacctcccgagtttaa
- the LOC112205399 gene encoding uncharacterized protein LOC112205399 isoform X4, with amino-acid sequence MLHINSLPQIVCVHAHVCLDTWHHVTYQQFTSARVCACTCVCLDTWHHVTYQQFTSARVCACACVCLDTWHHVTYQQFVVIVSVVSFYSQTSARVCACTCVCLDTWHHVTYQQFVVIVSVVSFYSQTSARVCACACVCLDTWHHVTYQQFTSARVCACACVCLDTWHHVTYQQFVVIVSVVSFYSQTSARVCACACVCLDTWHHVTYQQFTSARVCACACVCLDTWHHVTYQQFTSARVCACACVCLDTWHHVTYQQFTSARVCACACVCLDTWHHVTYQQFVVIVSVVSFYSQTSARVCACACVCLDTWHHVTYQQFTSARVCACACVCLDTWHHVTYQQFTSARVCACACVCLDTWHHVTYQQFTSARVCACACVCLDTWHHVTYQQFVVIVSVVSFYSQTSARVCACACVCLDTWHHVTYQQFVVIVSVVSFYSSTQTCFFFFVPHLFCFELESRSCHPGWSAVARSWLTATCTSRV; translated from the exons ATGTTACATATCAACAGTTTACCTCAGatcgtgtgtgtgcatgcacatgtgtgtttagaTACGTGGCATCATGTTACATATCAACAGTTTACCTCAgctcgtgtgtgtgcgtgcacatgtgtgtgtttagATACGTGGCATCATGTTACATATCAACAGTTTACCTCAgctcgtgtgtgtgcgtgcgcatgtgtgtgtttagATACGTGGCATCATGTTACATATCAACAGTTTGTTGTCATTGTATCTGTGGTGTCTTTCTATAGCCAGACCTCAgctcgtgtgtgtgcgtgcacatgtgtgtgtttagATACGTGGCATCATGTTACATATCAACAGTTTGTTGTCATTGTATCTGTGGTGTCTTTCTATAGCCAGACCTCAgctcgtgtgtgtgcgtgcgcatgtgtgtgtttagATACGTGGCATCATGTTACATATCAACAGTTTACCTCAgctcgtgtgtgtgcgtgcgcatgtgtgtgtttagATACGTGGCATCATGTTACATATCAACAGTTTGTTGTCATTGTATCTGTGGTGTCTTTCTATAGCCAGACCTCAgctcgtgtgtgtgcgtgcgcatgtgtgtgtttagATACGTGGCATCATGTTACATATCAACAGTTTACCTCAgctcgtgtgtgtgcgtgcgcatgtgtgtgtttagATACGTGGCATCATGTTACATATCAACAGTTT ACCTCAgctcgtgtgtgtgcgtgcgcatgtgtgtgtttagATACGTGGCATCATGTTACATATCAACAGTTTACCTCAgctcgtgtgtgtgcgtgcgcatgtgtgtgtttagATACGTGGCATCATGTTACATATCAACAGTTTGTTGTCATTGTATCTGTGGTGTCTTTCTATAGCCAGACCTCAgctcgtgtgtgtgcgtgcgcatgtgtgtgtttagATACGTGGCATCATGTTACATATCAACAGTTTACCTCAgctcgtgtgtgtgcgtgcgcatgtgtgtgtttagATACGTGGCATCATGTTACATATCAACAGTTTACCTCAgctcgtgtgtgtgcgtgcgcatgtgtgtgtttagATACGTGGCATCATGTTACATATCAACAGTTTACCTCAgctcgtgtgtgtgcgtgcgcatgtgtgtgtttagATACGTGGCATCATGTTACATATCAACAGTTTGTTGTCATTGTATCTGTGGTGTCTTTCTATAGCCAGACCTCAgctcgtgtgtgtgcgtgcgcatgtgtgtgtttagATACGTGGCATCATGTTACATATCAACAGTTTGTTGTCATTGTATCTGTGGTGTCTTTCTATAGCAGCACACagacatgtttctttttctttgtgccccatcttttttgttttgagctggaatctcgctcttgtcacccaggctggagtgcagtggcgcgatcttggctcactgcaacttgcacctcccgagtttaa
- the LOC112205399 gene encoding uncharacterized protein LOC112205399 isoform X5, with the protein MLHINSLPQIVCVHAHVCLDTWHHVTYQQFTSARVCACTCVCLDTWHHVTYQQFTSARVCACACVCLDTWHHVTYQQFVVIVSVVSFYSQTSARVCACTCVCLDTWHHVTYQQFVVIVSVVSFYSQTSARVCACACVCLDTWHHVTYQQFTSARVCACACVCLDTWHHVTYQQFTSARVCACACVCLDTWHHVTYQQFTSARVCACACVCLDTWHHVTYQQFVVIVSVVSFYSQTSARVCACACVCLDTWHHVTYQQFTSARVCACACVCLDTWHHVTYQQFVVIVSVVSFYSQTSARVCACACVCLDTWHHVTYQQFTSARVCACACVCLDTWHHVTYQQFTSARVCACACVCLDTWHHVTYQQFTSARVCACACVCLDTWHHVTYQQFVVIVSVVSFYSQTSARVCACACVCLDTWHHVTYQQFVVIVSVVSFYSSTQTCFFFFVPHLFCFELESRSCHPGWSAVARSWLTATCTSRV; encoded by the exons ATGTTACATATCAACAGTTTACCTCAGatcgtgtgtgtgcatgcacatgtgtgtttagaTACGTGGCATCATGTTACATATCAACAGTTTACCTCAgctcgtgtgtgtgcgtgcacatgtgtgtgtttagATACGTGGCATCATGTTACATATCAACAGTTTACCTCAgctcgtgtgtgtgcgtgcgcatgtgtgtgtttagATACGTGGCATCATGTTACATATCAACAGTTTGTTGTCATTGTATCTGTGGTGTCTTTCTATAGCCAGACCTCAgctcgtgtgtgtgcgtgcacatgtgtgtgtttagATACGTGGCATCATGTTACATATCAACAGTTTGTTGTCATTGTATCTGTGGTGTCTTTCTATAGCCAGACCTCAgctcgtgtgtgtgcgtgcgcatgtgtgtgtttagATACGTGGCATCATGTTACATATCAACAGTTTACCTCAgctcgtgtgtgtgcgtgcgcatgtgtgtgtttagATACGTGGCATCATGTTACATATCAACAGTTT ACCTCAgctcgtgtgtgtgcgtgcgcatgtgtgtgtttagATACGTGGCATCATGTTACATATCAACAGTTTACCTCAgctcgtgtgtgtgcgtgcgcatgtgtgtgtttagATACGTGGCATCATGTTACATATCAACAGTTTGTTGTCATTGTATCTGTGGTGTCTTTCTATAGCCAGACCTCAgctcgtgtgtgtgcgtgcgcatgtgtgtgtttagATACGTGGCATCATGTTACATATCAACAGTTTACCTCAgctcgtgtgtgtgcgtgcgcatgtgtgtgtttagATACGTGGCATCATGTTACATATCAACAGTTTGTTGTCATTGTATCTGTGGTGTCTTTCTATAGCCAGACCTCAgctcgtgtgtgtgcgtgcgcatgtgtgtgtttagATACGTGGCATCATGTTACATATCAACAGTTTACCTCAgctcgtgtgtgtgcgtgcgcatgtgtgtgtttagATACGTGGCATCATGTTACATATCAACAGTTTACCTCAgctcgtgtgtgtgcgtgcgcatgtgtgtgtttagATACGTGGCATCATGTTACATATCAACAGTTTACCTCAgctcgtgtgtgtgcgtgcgcatgtgtgtgtttagATACGTGGCATCATGTTACATATCAACAGTTTGTTGTCATTGTATCTGTGGTGTCTTTCTATAGCCAGACCTCAgctcgtgtgtgtgcgtgcgcatgtgtgtgtttagATACGTGGCATCATGTTACATATCAACAGTTTGTTGTCATTGTATCTGTGGTGTCTTTCTATAGCAGCACACagacatgtttctttttctttgtgccccatcttttttgttttgagctggaatctcgctcttgtcacccaggctggagtgcagtggcgcgatcttggctcactgcaacttgcacctcccgagtttaa
- the LOC112205399 gene encoding uncharacterized protein LOC112205399 isoform X7: MLHINSLPQIVCVHAHVCLDTWHHVTYQQFTSARVCACTCVCLDTWHHVTYQQFTSARVCACACVCLDTWHHVTYQQFTSARVCACACVCLDTWHHVTYQQFTSARVCACACVCLDTWHHVTYQQFVVIVSVVSFYSQTSARVCACACVCLDTWHHVTYQQFTSARVCACACVCLDTWHHVTYQQFVVIVSVVSFYSQTSARVCACACVCLDTWHHVTYQQFTSARVCACACVCLDTWHHVTYQQFVVIVSVVSFYSQTSARVCACACVCLDTWHHVTYQQFTSARVCACACVCLDTWHHVTYQQFTSARVCACACVCLDTWHHVTYQQFTSARVCACACVCLDTWHHVTYQQFVVIVSVVSFYSQTSARVCACACVCLDTWHHVTYQQFVVIVSVVSFYSSTQTCFFFFVPHLFCFELESRSCHPGWSAVARSWLTATCTSRV, encoded by the exons ATGTTACATATCAACAGTTTACCTCAGatcgtgtgtgtgcatgcacatgtgtgtttagaTACGTGGCATCATGTTACATATCAACAGTTTACCTCAgctcgtgtgtgtgcgtgcacatgtgtgtgtttagATACGTGGCATCATGTTACATATCAACAGTTTACCTCAgctcgtgtgtgtgcgtgcgcatgtgtgtgtttagATACGTGGCATCATGTTACATATCAACAGTTT ACCTCAgctcgtgtgtgtgcgtgcgcatgtgtgtgtttagATACGTGGCATCATGTTACATATCAACAGTTTACCTCAgctcgtgtgtgtgcgtgcgcatgtgtgtgtttagATACGTGGCATCATGTTACATATCAACAGTTTGTTGTCATTGTATCTGTGGTGTCTTTCTATAGCCAGACCTCAgctcgtgtgtgtgcgtgcgcatgtgtgtgtttagATACGTGGCATCATGTTACATATCAACAGTTTACCTCAgctcgtgtgtgtgcgtgcgcatgtgtgtgtttagATACGTGGCATCATGTTACATATCAACAGTTTGTTGTCATTGTATCTGTGGTGTCTTTCTATAGCCAGACCTCAgctcgtgtgtgtgcgtgcgcatgtgtgtgtttagATACGTGGCATCATGTTACATATCAACAGTTTACCTCAgctcgtgtgtgtgcgtgcgcatgtgtgtgtttagATACGTGGCATCATGTTACATATCAACAGTTTGTTGTCATTGTATCTGTGGTGTCTTTCTATAGCCAGACCTCAgctcgtgtgtgtgcgtgcgcatgtgtgtgtttagATACGTGGCATCATGTTACATATCAACAGTTTACCTCAgctcgtgtgtgtgcgtgcgcatgtgtgtgtttagATACGTGGCATCATGTTACATATCAACAGTTTACCTCAgctcgtgtgtgtgcgtgcgcatgtgtgtgtttagATACGTGGCATCATGTTACATATCAACAGTTTACCTCAgctcgtgtgtgtgcgtgcgcatgtgtgtgtttagATACGTGGCATCATGTTACATATCAACAGTTTGTTGTCATTGTATCTGTGGTGTCTTTCTATAGCCAGACCTCAgctcgtgtgtgtgcgtgcgcatgtgtgtgtttagATACGTGGCATCATGTTACATATCAACAGTTTGTTGTCATTGTATCTGTGGTGTCTTTCTATAGCAGCACACagacatgtttctttttctttgtgccccatcttttttgttttgagctggaatctcgctcttgtcacccaggctggagtgcagtggcgcgatcttggctcactgcaacttgcacctcccgagtttaa